In one Rhopalosiphum padi isolate XX-2018 chromosome 3, ASM2088224v1, whole genome shotgun sequence genomic region, the following are encoded:
- the LOC132924006 gene encoding uncharacterized protein LOC132924006, with protein YEALRVNPIQTINYVGRTAIHPRNWCLCKKCPILQTDKECICCFEFENTSKLHSNIKCVTELSSFKKIIMDEEVLNITRQQMILKTNDVKRKKMLSTLNPENKTWRFICYKQFTHWINSWTAIGKGNRVCIPACVVQAIRNKYPENNGIYVGLKKTTANKKLE; from the exons TATGAAGCACTACGAGTAAATCCAATACAAACAATAAACTATGTGGGAAGAACTGCAATACACCCAAGAAATTGGTGTTTGTGTAAAAAGTGTCCTATTCTGCAAACTGACAAAGAATGTATTTGTTGTTTTGAGTTCGAAAATACATCGAAATTGcattctaatattaaatgcGTGACAGAATTatcatcttttaaaaaaattattatggacGAAGAAGTTTTGAACATTACTAGGCAACAAATGATTTTGAAAACTAATGatgtaaaacgaaaaaaaatgctTTCAACATTAAATCCGGAAAACAAAACTTGGAGATTTATATGTTACAAACAATTTACGCATTGGATAAATTCATGGACTGCAATAGGAAAAg gaAATCGTGTATGTATTCCAGCATGTGTTGTACAAGCTATTCGAAATAAGTACCCTGAAAATAATGGAATATACGTAGGTTTAAAGAAAACTACAGCAAATAAGAAACTTGAATAA